From Haloarcula hispanica ATCC 33960, the proteins below share one genomic window:
- a CDS encoding DEAD/DEAH box helicase — MDDTISWLRDRPYYEGQIVDQRTVPGRDARTADCEIADRLAGVLEDQSITDLYTHQVDAIEAVRGGENVVLATETASGKSLAYTVPAFERALDRRATTLYVAPQVALINDQTETLSELAQGLGFASGVSVAQYTGRQSKSEKEAIRERQPTVLLTTPDMLHYGILPHAHRLWDWFFQRLETVVVDEVHGYRGVFGSHVSLVMRRLQRIAERFDAGGDSSESNGRRGDSATAGGPEWVCCSATIGNPVEHAAAVTGQPEPSFALVDEDASASGPRHWLLWNPPEYEGDGWGSGRRKSNHVETKQLFVDLVERGLQTVVFAGSRQTAERYASDSADELRSRGEHALADSVGAYQAALTDDRRRELEQGLQSGDLRGVWSTSALELGVDVGGLDAVLLDGYPGTRMRAFQQAGRAGRGTDPALVALVGGEDQLDQYVLRNPDALFETGAEQAVTNPENEQLLPNHVHAAACENWLSPDDDRHFGEPFPDVVADLESAGKLDRRQTDQGMRWLGKGSPHHEMNLRTVDDGEVKLVAKGDVIAKLSVEDALRDAHPGAIYHHQGRRYEVTDLDLNAGVAELDRTWADYFTRVLHDKTITVEADLAERRLPTREDVPVRFASVTMRKQITGYERRDGSSGEVLGQRLLDLPETTLETKALYHTVPSDIESEIRQGAYGAESDSGGGSESGSGGGGGGQHGDAATDGGSEPGDFPGSIHAAEHAMISMFPFEYLCDRGDIGGLSTPRHPHTGEPTIFIYDGYPGGIGLTRAGYHDIGPLMDTTLSMLTSCDCADGCPACVQSPHCGNANDPLDKHGAIHLLDGLVEQ; from the coding sequence GTGGACGATACGATTTCGTGGCTCCGGGACCGGCCGTACTACGAGGGACAGATCGTCGACCAGCGGACGGTACCCGGTCGGGACGCACGGACCGCGGACTGCGAGATTGCGGACCGCCTCGCTGGCGTCCTCGAAGATCAAAGCATCACCGACCTCTACACCCATCAGGTGGACGCTATCGAGGCGGTCCGCGGCGGCGAGAACGTCGTCCTCGCGACCGAGACGGCAAGCGGCAAGAGCCTCGCCTACACCGTGCCGGCCTTCGAGCGGGCGCTGGACCGCCGGGCGACGACGCTGTACGTCGCGCCACAGGTCGCGCTCATCAACGACCAGACCGAGACGCTGTCGGAACTCGCGCAGGGGCTGGGCTTCGCCTCCGGGGTCTCCGTCGCCCAGTACACCGGCCGGCAGTCGAAGTCGGAGAAGGAGGCCATCCGGGAGCGCCAGCCCACCGTGTTGCTGACCACGCCGGACATGCTCCACTACGGCATCCTCCCCCACGCCCACCGGCTGTGGGACTGGTTCTTCCAGCGGCTCGAAACCGTCGTCGTCGACGAGGTCCACGGCTACCGCGGCGTGTTCGGCAGCCACGTCTCGCTGGTGATGCGCCGCCTCCAGCGCATCGCCGAGCGGTTCGACGCCGGCGGCGATAGCAGCGAAAGCAACGGCAGAAGGGGCGACAGCGCAACAGCGGGCGGCCCTGAGTGGGTCTGCTGCTCGGCGACCATCGGCAATCCGGTCGAACACGCGGCGGCCGTCACCGGCCAGCCCGAGCCGTCGTTCGCACTGGTCGACGAGGACGCGAGCGCCAGCGGGCCGCGGCACTGGCTGCTGTGGAATCCGCCGGAGTACGAGGGCGACGGCTGGGGGAGCGGCCGCCGGAAGTCCAATCACGTCGAGACGAAACAGCTGTTCGTCGACCTCGTCGAGCGGGGCCTCCAGACGGTCGTCTTCGCCGGGTCGCGCCAGACGGCCGAACGGTACGCCAGCGACAGCGCGGACGAACTCCGGAGCCGCGGCGAGCACGCCCTCGCCGACAGCGTCGGCGCGTACCAGGCCGCACTGACCGACGACCGACGGCGCGAACTGGAGCAGGGCCTCCAATCTGGCGACCTGCGGGGCGTCTGGTCGACCAGCGCGCTCGAACTGGGCGTCGACGTGGGCGGCTTAGACGCCGTGTTGCTGGACGGCTACCCCGGGACGCGGATGCGGGCTTTCCAGCAGGCCGGGCGGGCCGGTCGCGGCACGGACCCCGCCCTGGTCGCGCTCGTCGGCGGCGAGGACCAGCTAGATCAGTACGTCCTGCGCAACCCCGACGCGCTGTTCGAGACGGGAGCCGAGCAGGCCGTGACAAACCCCGAAAACGAGCAACTGCTTCCGAATCACGTCCACGCGGCCGCCTGCGAGAACTGGCTCTCGCCGGACGACGACCGCCACTTCGGCGAGCCGTTCCCCGACGTGGTCGCGGACCTCGAATCGGCCGGGAAGCTCGACCGCCGCCAGACCGATCAGGGGATGCGCTGGCTCGGCAAGGGTAGTCCACACCACGAGATGAACCTGCGGACCGTCGACGACGGCGAGGTGAAACTGGTGGCGAAGGGTGACGTGATAGCCAAACTCTCCGTCGAGGACGCATTGCGGGACGCCCACCCCGGCGCGATTTACCACCATCAGGGCCGGCGCTACGAGGTGACGGACCTCGACCTCAACGCGGGTGTGGCAGAACTCGACCGGACGTGGGCCGACTACTTCACCCGCGTCCTGCACGACAAGACCATCACCGTCGAGGCGGACCTGGCGGAGCGGCGACTGCCGACCCGCGAGGACGTGCCGGTCCGGTTCGCGTCGGTGACGATGCGCAAGCAGATCACCGGCTACGAGCGCCGCGACGGCTCCTCCGGAGAGGTGCTGGGACAGCGACTGCTGGATCTGCCCGAGACCACGCTGGAGACGAAGGCGCTGTACCATACGGTGCCATCGGACATAGAAAGCGAGATTCGGCAGGGTGCGTACGGAGCCGAAAGCGACTCCGGTGGCGGGAGCGAGAGCGGAAGCGGTGGCGGGGGCGGCGGTCAACACGGCGATGCAGCGACCGACGGCGGCAGCGAACCCGGTGACTTCCCGGGATCCATCCACGCCGCCGAGCACGCCATGATTTCGATGTTCCCCTTCGAGTACCTCTGTGACCGTGGCGACATCGGCGGGCTGTCGACGCCGCGTCATCCCCACACCGGCGAGCCGACCATCTTCATCTACGACGGCTACCCCGGCGGCATCGGTCTGACGCGGGCCGGCTACCACGACATCGGGCCGCTGATGGACACCACGCTGTCGATGCTGACTTCGTGTGACTGCGCCGACGGCTGTCCGGCCTGCGTGCAGTCGCCCCACTGCGGGAATGCAAACGACCCACTGGACAAACACGGCGCGATACATCTACTGGACGGGCTGGTAGAGCAGTAG
- a CDS encoding AI-2E family transporter, which yields MDEKRFVVALFGLAVAVVVGVLAYQFIAALTVSVFLYYSTRRYYSSLRRLRLPARVRAVVVMASLAIPLLLLVSYAAVLLIVEARQFVTQYALVDVAATHVSWLDGAESVPDLTVEGLYSAYQSGQLSPFVDFLSENAMVLTSVASQFVLNLFITTIVTYYLLVDGRRIREWLLRFDDGAIIREYLEAVDEELEAVLFGNLLNVLAISLIAIAAFTGYNVIAPAAVEVPYPTLAGALTGIASLIPVVGMKIIYLPLTGFTALPVVLDGQSSLLAYVLGFLLVAVVVVDTIPDLLLRPLLSGESTHVGLLMLAYTLGPVVLGFYGLFFAPILLVVGMTFANTALPRLLGASEPDGLHPDQLRLEDFS from the coding sequence ATGGACGAGAAGCGCTTCGTCGTCGCCCTCTTCGGCCTCGCTGTCGCGGTGGTGGTCGGCGTACTCGCATATCAGTTTATCGCGGCGTTGACTGTCTCCGTGTTCCTCTATTATTCGACGCGACGGTACTACAGTTCTTTGCGCAGACTCCGCCTTCCGGCGCGAGTGCGTGCGGTCGTGGTCATGGCATCGCTGGCGATTCCGCTCCTATTGCTCGTCAGCTATGCGGCCGTCCTCCTCATTGTCGAAGCCCGGCAGTTCGTCACCCAGTACGCGCTCGTTGACGTGGCCGCGACGCACGTCAGTTGGCTCGACGGCGCGGAGTCCGTGCCGGACCTCACCGTCGAGGGGCTGTACAGCGCCTACCAGTCGGGACAGCTCTCACCGTTCGTCGACTTTCTCAGCGAGAACGCGATGGTGCTTACCTCGGTCGCCTCCCAGTTCGTCCTCAATCTGTTCATCACGACCATCGTCACGTACTACCTTCTGGTGGACGGGCGGCGCATTCGTGAGTGGTTGCTCCGGTTCGATGACGGGGCCATCATCCGCGAGTACCTCGAAGCTGTCGACGAGGAACTGGAAGCGGTACTGTTCGGCAATCTCCTGAACGTGTTGGCGATTTCGCTCATCGCTATCGCCGCGTTCACCGGCTATAACGTCATAGCGCCGGCGGCTGTCGAGGTCCCGTATCCGACGCTCGCCGGCGCGCTGACCGGTATCGCGAGCTTGATTCCTGTCGTTGGGATGAAAATAATCTACCTCCCGTTGACCGGTTTCACCGCGCTCCCGGTGGTGCTCGACGGGCAGTCTTCGCTGCTCGCGTACGTGCTCGGGTTCCTCCTCGTCGCGGTGGTCGTCGTCGACACGATCCCGGACCTGCTGCTTCGGCCACTTCTCAGCGGCGAGAGCACGCACGTCGGGCTCCTGATGCTCGCGTACACGCTTGGCCCCGTCGTGCTGGGCTTCTACGGTCTGTTCTTCGCCCCCATACTGCTCGTCGTCGGCATGACGTTTGCGAACACGGCCCTGCCTCGTCTGCTCGGCGCGAGCGAACCGGACGGTCTCCACCCCGACCAGTTACGTCTTGAAGACTTCAGCTAG
- a CDS encoding Lrp/AsnC family transcriptional regulator, which produces MDDLDREILSILRRDARTPYTEIADRVGTSEGTVRNRVERLVEDGVIERFTVATRTGNVKAMIEVSVDVNVDTAEVSDRIADWQQVDFVWQVSGEEDIVVVVDAADTDAVNGLITQARELEEVVGTKTRLILNERVG; this is translated from the coding sequence ATGGACGACCTCGACAGAGAGATACTCTCGATACTTCGCCGGGACGCCCGAACCCCGTATACTGAGATCGCGGACCGGGTCGGCACGTCGGAAGGGACTGTGCGAAACCGCGTCGAACGACTGGTCGAGGACGGTGTTATCGAACGCTTCACTGTCGCGACGCGGACCGGCAACGTGAAAGCGATGATCGAGGTCAGCGTCGATGTCAACGTCGACACGGCCGAGGTTTCGGACCGCATCGCTGACTGGCAGCAGGTCGATTTCGTGTGGCAAGTCTCCGGCGAGGAGGACATCGTCGTCGTCGTCGACGCCGCCGACACCGACGCGGTTAACGGGCTCATCACGCAGGCGCGCGAGCTGGAGGAGGTTGTGGGGACGAAGACGAGGCTAATTTTGAACGAGCGAGTTGGGTAA
- the btuC gene encoding vitamin B12 ABC transporter permease BtuC, translating into MRFAGRTVGWSAGLVAVLCAVVTTSAGIGPVWIPPEIVGKVLLNAVVVPTGISVSGPAVDVTTAHVFSYAVSDLQTQIVMQVRLPRILLGAVVGFSLAAAGTIMQGIFRNPMADPSIIGVSSGAAVGAVGFIVTPVVIPFGLGLRGAAFVGALVAAFGVYLIATRNGRTPVATLLLAGVAIQTFLGAVVSFLLLHSGESIRRALYWLMGHLKGASWPEVTSSVVLVAVPFVVLLAYARDLNVMLLGEEDAQSLGIEVERTKRVLLALSAVITAAGVAVAGIVGFVGLIVPHVMRLLVGPDHRILLPTAALAGASFLVATDTLARSGSAEVPVGIVTAVLGAPFFLYLLRKREVHEL; encoded by the coding sequence ATGCGTTTCGCGGGTCGGACTGTCGGGTGGTCGGCGGGGCTCGTCGCCGTCCTCTGTGCCGTGGTGACGACGAGCGCCGGTATCGGCCCGGTGTGGATTCCACCCGAAATCGTCGGGAAAGTGCTGCTCAACGCCGTCGTCGTCCCGACTGGCATCTCGGTTTCCGGCCCTGCCGTCGACGTGACTACGGCCCATGTGTTTTCTTACGCCGTGAGCGACCTCCAGACACAGATTGTGATGCAGGTCCGGCTCCCCCGGATACTGCTGGGCGCGGTCGTCGGCTTCTCGCTCGCCGCCGCGGGGACGATCATGCAGGGGATCTTCCGGAACCCGATGGCCGACCCCTCTATTATCGGCGTCTCCTCCGGCGCGGCGGTCGGCGCGGTCGGCTTCATCGTCACGCCGGTCGTGATCCCGTTCGGACTCGGCCTCCGCGGCGCGGCCTTCGTGGGTGCGCTGGTCGCGGCCTTCGGCGTCTATCTCATCGCGACGCGGAACGGCCGCACGCCGGTCGCGACGCTGTTGCTGGCCGGCGTGGCGATACAGACGTTTCTGGGCGCTGTCGTCTCCTTCCTGTTGCTCCACAGCGGCGAGAGCATCCGCCGGGCGCTGTACTGGCTGATGGGCCATCTCAAGGGCGCGTCGTGGCCTGAAGTGACCAGCAGCGTCGTGCTCGTCGCCGTCCCGTTCGTCGTGTTGCTCGCGTACGCACGCGACCTGAACGTCATGCTACTCGGCGAGGAGGACGCTCAGAGCCTCGGTATCGAAGTCGAACGGACCAAGCGGGTCCTGCTCGCGCTGTCGGCGGTCATCACGGCGGCGGGTGTCGCCGTCGCCGGCATCGTCGGCTTCGTCGGCCTCATCGTCCCCCATGTGATGCGGCTGCTCGTCGGGCCGGACCACCGGATACTGCTCCCGACGGCGGCGCTCGCCGGCGCGTCGTTCCTCGTCGCGACGGACACGCTAGCACGCTCGGGCAGCGCCGAGGTCCCAGTCGGCATCGTCACCGCCGTCCTCGGCGCGCCGTTCTTCCTGTACTTGCTCCGGAAGCGGGAGGTGCACGAGCTGTGA
- the carA gene encoding glutamine-hydrolyzing carbamoyl-phosphate synthase small subunit has protein sequence MADAYVAIEGDRVIEARARAPGTARGELVFTTAYTGYEESLTDPSYEEQVLTFSYPLIGNYGVREERFESDRVHPRAAVAREMTDDVAEWLESEGIPAVDHLDTRDIVTEIRDEGAMKCGIAAGPDVTEQDALDELHECKHMSDHTDIGAQVSVDEVEVHNEGGDGATVALVDCGAKGSIAESLVERDAEVYVFPYDASEDDVAAVDPDLLFISNGPGDPENFEQAGELVETYVGDVPLAGICLGQQVVANALGGETEKMEFGHRGVNQPVRDLRSNQVVMTTQNHGYTVADPGDKLDVTQVNVNDDTPEGLENDDLDIITRQYHPEANPGPHDSLGFFDDVLGMAGK, from the coding sequence ATGGCTGACGCATACGTGGCAATCGAGGGCGACCGCGTCATCGAGGCGCGCGCTCGCGCTCCGGGCACCGCCCGTGGCGAACTGGTCTTTACAACAGCGTACACCGGTTACGAGGAGAGCCTCACCGACCCGTCCTACGAGGAGCAGGTGCTGACGTTCTCCTACCCGCTCATCGGGAACTACGGCGTCCGAGAGGAGCGCTTCGAGTCCGACCGCGTCCACCCGCGTGCGGCAGTGGCTCGCGAGATGACCGACGACGTGGCCGAGTGGCTCGAATCCGAGGGTATCCCGGCCGTCGACCACCTCGACACGCGCGACATCGTCACCGAAATCCGCGACGAGGGGGCGATGAAATGCGGGATCGCCGCCGGGCCGGACGTGACCGAGCAGGACGCGCTCGACGAACTCCACGAGTGTAAGCATATGTCTGACCACACCGACATCGGCGCGCAGGTCTCCGTTGACGAGGTCGAGGTCCACAACGAGGGCGGCGACGGTGCGACAGTCGCGCTGGTCGACTGCGGCGCGAAGGGCTCCATCGCCGAGTCGCTCGTCGAACGCGACGCCGAGGTCTACGTCTTCCCATACGACGCCAGCGAGGACGACGTGGCCGCGGTCGACCCGGATCTGCTGTTCATCTCGAACGGCCCCGGCGACCCTGAGAACTTCGAGCAGGCTGGGGAACTCGTCGAGACCTACGTCGGCGACGTGCCGCTCGCGGGCATCTGTCTCGGCCAGCAGGTCGTCGCCAACGCGCTCGGCGGCGAGACCGAGAAGATGGAGTTCGGCCACCGCGGCGTGAACCAGCCGGTCCGTGACCTGCGTTCGAACCAGGTCGTGATGACGACCCAGAACCACGGCTACACCGTCGCCGACCCCGGCGACAAACTCGACGTGACCCAGGTCAACGTCAACGACGATACGCCGGAAGGGCTGGAAAACGACGACCTGGACATCATCACGCGTCAGTACCACCCCGAGGCCAACCCCGGCCCGCACGACTCGCTCGGCTTCTTTGATGATGTGCTAGGGATGGCGGGGAAGTAG
- a CDS encoding sensor histidine kinase, protein MGSNSDSPCYQATPEDQIGELYAATRRLMTAENRSEVATIAVETATAILDFPFSVFWEATDSGLKAEAISEPLREHVEVPAEPGRRMRHERGSWLWDHYESDETQRVLVDEEKAASDAPLHGCISVPLPEYGLLTAGTDERAEPTERETQLADILGKNVLSTLERIERERELKRQRDNLDLLNQIVRHDLTNHLQTISGRAELLRDQCSGDALEHADGIQESSQAAAELLETAGNLATVMRQTDWETEPVALGPVLSSVSEDIAATYSDAQVTVPDESPSVRVRADELLSSVFRNVLTNAIQHNDSAVPSVVIDVIDDGDVVHVTVADDGPGIPDEQKQAVFERGEKRLDSDGTGVGLYLVRTLVDAYGGDVWVEDNEPTGTVVGVTLRKAAGDA, encoded by the coding sequence ATGGGGTCAAACTCCGACTCCCCCTGCTATCAGGCGACTCCGGAGGACCAGATCGGGGAGCTGTACGCGGCGACACGCCGGCTGATGACAGCCGAGAACCGGTCCGAAGTCGCGACTATCGCAGTCGAGACTGCGACAGCGATTCTCGACTTCCCGTTCAGTGTCTTCTGGGAGGCCACTGACAGCGGACTCAAAGCCGAGGCGATCTCTGAGCCGCTTCGAGAGCACGTCGAGGTCCCGGCCGAGCCGGGACGGAGAATGCGACACGAACGCGGGAGTTGGCTGTGGGACCATTACGAGAGTGACGAGACACAGCGGGTCCTCGTTGATGAAGAGAAAGCGGCGTCCGATGCACCCCTTCACGGCTGTATCTCCGTTCCACTCCCGGAGTACGGGCTCTTGACAGCCGGGACGGATGAACGAGCCGAACCGACCGAGCGGGAGACGCAGTTGGCCGACATCCTCGGGAAGAACGTGCTCTCGACCCTCGAACGGATCGAGCGCGAGCGGGAGCTGAAACGGCAGCGTGACAACCTCGATCTCTTGAACCAGATCGTTCGTCACGACCTTACGAACCACCTGCAGACCATCAGCGGCCGGGCGGAACTGCTCCGGGACCAGTGTAGCGGTGACGCCCTGGAACACGCCGACGGTATTCAGGAAAGTAGCCAGGCAGCCGCGGAACTGCTCGAAACGGCTGGAAACCTTGCGACGGTAATGCGACAGACGGACTGGGAGACCGAGCCGGTCGCCCTCGGACCAGTACTGTCCTCGGTGTCCGAGGATATCGCAGCGACGTACAGCGACGCACAGGTCACTGTCCCGGACGAGTCCCCGTCGGTACGGGTGCGGGCCGACGAACTCCTGTCCTCTGTGTTTCGGAACGTCCTCACCAACGCCATCCAGCACAACGACTCGGCAGTGCCGTCGGTCGTCATCGACGTGATCGACGATGGCGACGTGGTCCACGTCACTGTCGCCGACGACGGACCGGGAATCCCGGACGAGCAGAAACAGGCGGTGTTCGAGCGCGGGGAGAAACGCCTGGACAGTGACGGTACCGGGGTCGGCCTCTACCTCGTCCGAACGCTGGTCGACGCGTACGGCGGTGACGTGTGGGTCGAAGACAACGAGCCGACGGGGACGGTAGTCGGAGTCACGCTGCGGAAGGCAGCGGGCGACGCCTGA
- a CDS encoding PGF-CTERM-anchored ABC transporter substrate-binding protein, which translates to MRRLSLVCVFALLVGSSAGVTSAAATADTQADDCSFPVTMTDATGTEVTIEERPERVTTTNPSAAQTMWEIDGRSQVVGLTQYASYLDGAESRTNVSASFGVNVERVVGTNPDLVIAPNASAGDVAPLRQAGLTVYHLPAATTIEDIRAKTATIGRLTGNCEGASEANAWMDANVDAVRQVTADAEDRPTALYPLGGGYVAANNTFVTSLIELAGAENVAARNHTQYPQLSDEVILRFDPDVLFVTENTANIAETEPYASTTAGETNSTVSARARNINQPAPRSVVSFAHNATAQLYPDRYDADSYVPRSAVTPAVTQTSEPTPADHTPSTDQPTTDASGPGFTAVGALLAVLALVSTLSRRRP; encoded by the coding sequence ATGCGACGACTTTCTCTCGTCTGCGTCTTTGCCTTGCTCGTGGGCTCGTCCGCAGGTGTGACTTCGGCCGCAGCAACAGCCGACACGCAGGCGGACGACTGCTCGTTCCCGGTCACGATGACCGACGCGACCGGGACCGAGGTCACTATCGAGGAGCGCCCGGAACGGGTCACGACGACCAATCCCTCGGCCGCCCAGACGATGTGGGAGATCGACGGCCGCTCCCAGGTGGTCGGGCTCACCCAGTACGCGAGCTATCTCGACGGTGCTGAGAGCCGAACGAACGTCTCCGCGAGCTTCGGTGTCAACGTTGAGCGCGTCGTCGGTACGAACCCGGACCTGGTGATTGCACCGAACGCCAGCGCCGGTGATGTGGCCCCGCTTCGGCAGGCCGGGCTCACGGTGTATCACCTCCCCGCCGCGACAACTATTGAGGACATTCGAGCAAAGACGGCGACCATCGGTCGACTGACTGGTAACTGCGAGGGTGCGAGCGAAGCGAACGCTTGGATGGACGCGAACGTCGACGCCGTTCGGCAGGTCACCGCGGACGCCGAAGACCGACCGACTGCGCTGTACCCGCTTGGCGGGGGGTACGTGGCGGCGAACAATACCTTCGTCACGTCGCTCATCGAACTCGCGGGCGCGGAGAACGTCGCGGCCCGCAACCACACCCAGTACCCACAGCTCAGCGACGAAGTCATCCTCCGGTTCGATCCGGACGTGCTCTTTGTCACCGAGAACACGGCGAACATCGCGGAGACCGAGCCCTACGCCAGTACGACCGCGGGCGAGACTAACTCGACGGTTTCTGCCCGGGCTCGGAACATCAATCAGCCCGCCCCACGGAGCGTGGTCTCGTTCGCGCACAACGCCACCGCACAGCTCTATCCGGACCGCTACGACGCCGACAGCTACGTTCCCCGGTCGGCTGTGACGCCGGCAGTGACCCAGACGAGCGAGCCCACGCCCGCGGACCACACGCCGAGCACTGACCAGCCCACGACCGACGCCAGCGGTCCCGGATTCACCGCCGTCGGGGCGCTTCTCGCAGTACTCGCCCTCGTCAGCACGCTCTCACGCCGGAGGCCGTAG
- a CDS encoding ATP-binding cassette domain-containing protein, protein MLDVSDLAVSFGDQSVVSGVEFSVDRGSLVGLVGPNGAGKTTVLRTVKGTLDPDAGTVRVDGEPIHRKSAKEVSRLVASTPQGTALSFDFSVRQTVEMGRTPHLGRFDRMDESDRNAVETAMERASVTQFADRPFTSLSGGERQRVLLARALAQETPALLLDEPTASLDINHAVRTLELVRALVDDGKTAVAAIHDLNLAARYCDELVLLAGGGVRAAGRPADVLTSDTLRDAFDAETLVTTQPGTDAPLVTPLAEQESVARRVHVVGTGTPAAAAVSKLVGAGCRVSIGVVPAGDTAAERAADLDCEAVTVPAFAGTDDAARQRAADLAAAADAVVIAGETGDGNSAVIEAGSPRLAVETDESAYTSNGHDTVPLAALPAAVASLPSAAEPDATPPLNQSTTD, encoded by the coding sequence ATGCTCGACGTGTCCGACCTCGCGGTGTCCTTCGGCGACCAGTCTGTCGTCTCGGGCGTCGAGTTCAGCGTCGACCGCGGGTCGCTCGTCGGTCTCGTCGGTCCCAACGGCGCGGGCAAGACGACCGTCCTGCGGACGGTGAAAGGGACGCTCGACCCGGACGCCGGCACAGTCCGTGTCGACGGCGAACCCATCCACAGGAAGTCCGCGAAGGAAGTGAGCCGCCTCGTCGCGAGCACGCCACAGGGCACTGCGCTGTCGTTCGACTTCAGCGTCAGGCAGACCGTTGAGATGGGCCGGACACCGCATCTCGGCCGGTTCGACCGAATGGACGAGAGCGACCGGAACGCCGTCGAAACAGCGATGGAGCGTGCGAGCGTCACCCAGTTCGCCGACCGGCCGTTCACCTCGCTCTCGGGCGGCGAGCGCCAGCGGGTCCTCCTCGCTCGGGCGCTTGCACAGGAGACACCGGCCCTCCTGCTCGACGAACCGACGGCGAGCCTCGACATCAACCACGCCGTCCGCACGCTCGAACTGGTCCGAGCGCTCGTCGACGACGGGAAGACGGCCGTCGCCGCGATTCACGACCTCAACCTGGCCGCGCGGTACTGCGACGAACTGGTGTTGCTCGCCGGCGGCGGGGTCCGCGCCGCGGGCCGCCCCGCGGACGTGCTCACGAGCGACACGCTCCGTGACGCTTTCGACGCGGAGACGCTGGTGACGACCCAGCCCGGCACCGACGCGCCGCTCGTGACCCCGCTGGCCGAACAAGAGTCGGTCGCCCGTCGCGTCCACGTCGTCGGGACCGGCACGCCAGCGGCTGCCGCCGTCTCGAAGCTCGTCGGGGCCGGCTGTCGGGTCAGCATCGGCGTCGTCCCCGCCGGTGACACAGCTGCCGAGCGGGCCGCCGATCTCGACTGCGAGGCGGTCACGGTCCCGGCCTTCGCCGGCACCGACGACGCGGCACGCCAGCGCGCCGCCGACCTCGCCGCTGCGGCCGATGCCGTCGTGATAGCGGGCGAAACCGGTGACGGAAACAGTGCGGTTATTGAGGCAGGTAGCCCCCGTCTCGCCGTCGAGACAGACGAGAGCGCCTACACCAGCAACGGTCACGACACCGTGCCGCTGGCTGCGCTCCCTGCGGCAGTCGCGTCCCTGCCGTCCGCGGCGGAGCCCGACGCGACACCGCCACTCAATCAGTCGACCACTGACTGA
- a CDS encoding mechanosensitive ion channel family protein, which produces MQFPVGLDTDIVSAYGQLATDGAQFLAVAALLYAIGRLIVVPAVRWLLSRTETNKTVASALTSAVHLISVILAVVIGASVAGFRGALAGSTLLAAGITLAVGLAAQDVLGNFVAGAFIVTDPDLNVGDIIAWNGMQGTVVDIDLRVTRIRTLDNERIIVPNTTLATSAVTNQTSTGPIGVSYQFGIGYDDDIDTVRAIIENAARDLDHVSEKPAPTARVSDLASTAVILTGRIWIPNERRNRLASVRSDFIQQVQEDCRAEGIDLSDTSQHELSGNIGVHDSIGPVRERTE; this is translated from the coding sequence ATGCAGTTCCCGGTGGGCCTGGATACCGACATCGTCTCGGCGTACGGACAACTCGCGACCGACGGGGCGCAATTCCTCGCTGTCGCGGCGCTACTCTACGCTATCGGCCGGCTAATCGTCGTGCCAGCAGTTCGATGGCTGCTGTCACGAACCGAGACTAACAAGACAGTCGCCAGCGCGCTGACCAGCGCTGTCCACCTGATATCGGTCATCCTCGCGGTGGTCATCGGCGCCAGCGTCGCGGGCTTCCGGGGCGCGCTCGCGGGGTCGACCCTGCTGGCGGCGGGCATCACGCTTGCGGTGGGGTTGGCGGCACAGGACGTCCTCGGGAACTTCGTCGCCGGGGCGTTCATCGTGACCGACCCGGATCTGAACGTCGGTGACATCATCGCATGGAACGGGATGCAGGGCACGGTGGTCGACATCGACTTGCGGGTAACCCGGATTCGGACGTTGGACAACGAGCGCATCATCGTCCCGAACACGACGCTGGCGACGAGCGCGGTGACGAACCAGACTTCGACGGGTCCAATTGGAGTTTCCTATCAGTTCGGTATCGGCTACGACGACGACATCGACACGGTCCGGGCGATTATCGAGAACGCCGCCCGCGACCTCGACCATGTCTCGGAGAAACCGGCACCGACGGCCAGAGTCAGCGACCTCGCGTCGACGGCGGTCATCTTGACAGGCCGGATCTGGATCCCTAACGAACGGCGGAACCGCCTCGCATCGGTCAGATCGGACTTCATCCAGCAGGTCCAGGAGGATTGCCGCGCTGAGGGTATCGACCTCAGCGACACGAGCCAGCACGAACTCTCCGGCAACATCGGCGTCCACGACAGCATCGGGCCGGTGCGCGAGCGAACCGAGTAG